A window of Exiguobacterium sp. Helios genomic DNA:
GAACTGTTCCAAGGTTATCGTGACTTAAAGATCTATCAGCAACTCGGGAACAAGGAAGCGGAGCTGAATGCCGTTGCCGCACGGTACGTGGCGGAAGAAAAACGCAACGGACTGCATGCGGTCTCGAACCTTGCATTGAATACACTGGCGACGTTAGTTATTTCCTGGATTGTCCTCGGACTCGGGGCATATCTGGTCGCTGACGGACAACTCGACGGCGTTTTCCTCGCATTGCTGGTCATGACCTCGTTGACGGTGTTTGAAAATGCCGCACCGATGGCGATTTTACCCGGATTTTTTGAAGACAGCCGTCATGCGGCACGTCGTCTTGATGACGTCGTCGAAGCCACAACGACACCGGAATACCGTCCGTTTGAATTGACGCAGGCTCCGGAACTGAGCACGGAACACGTCACTTTCACGTTTCCGGGTCAGGATCGTCCTGTCTTACGGGACGTCAGCGTGACGTTCCCTGCCGGCAGTAAAACGGCGATTGTCGGAGCGAGCGGTTCCGGAAAATCGACGCTGTTGCAACTGTTGTTGCGGATGTATCCAGTCGACGGGATCCGGATCGAAGGAACATCCGGTCAAGAAATTGATCCGGAAGCATTATGGCGACAGACGAATGTCGTCCTGCAACAAAATCATTTCTTTTACGGCACGATTCGTGACAATCTGAAGCTGGCAAGCGGGGAAGCGACGGATAAGCAGATGATGGAAGCACTCAAACACGTCGGTCTTTCTTTACTTGAACTCGACGACAGGGTGCTTGAAAAAGGGGAAAACCTGTCCGGCGGTGAAAAACAACGGCTTGCGATTGCCCGGATCTTCTTGCGTCAGACACCACTCTATCTGCTGGATGAGCCGACCTCATCGGTCGATGCGTTGACGGAACAGATGATTTTACGTCACCTGTTTTCCCGTGCAGAGGATTCAACGCTGTTGCTTGTCAGCCACCGGCTGGCTGGTCTTGAGACGATGGACCAAATCGTCGTCATGGAACAGGGCCAAATCATCGAAGTCGGCACGTATGCTGATTTGATGGCCAACCAAGGTGCTTTTTATGCTTTAAAACAAGTCGAACAGTCGGTCTTTGCACCGGATCAACTGGTCCGCTGAACCAACAGCCACATCCACGCTAACAGAGTGTCGGATGTGGCTTTTTTTGAGGAATCACAAATTTTTAAACGGTGGTCTTAAGCTCCGATGACAAGGAAATGGAATTTTAATGGACGGTTTCGTTATCGGATG
This region includes:
- the cydC gene encoding thiol reductant ABC exporter subunit CydC, with product MKELIGIFRLMLHQKRDIVLSIVFGVLAGITAVGLFAASGFLISKAALLPPIQTLAVLIALQKISSLTRAVSRYAERYYSHRATFTILSDLRTTFYKRLEPLAPGIFAKYRSGDLLARIVGDVESLQNTFLRVVYPPIILVLVFLCTIFFVSFFSLSVALVLVFGLILTGFVIPGWFAYREQRFARSVRARRGELSTEVTELFQGYRDLKIYQQLGNKEAELNAVAARYVAEEKRNGLHAVSNLALNTLATLVISWIVLGLGAYLVADGQLDGVFLALLVMTSLTVFENAAPMAILPGFFEDSRHAARRLDDVVEATTTPEYRPFELTQAPELSTEHVTFTFPGQDRPVLRDVSVTFPAGSKTAIVGASGSGKSTLLQLLLRMYPVDGIRIEGTSGQEIDPEALWRQTNVVLQQNHFFYGTIRDNLKLASGEATDKQMMEALKHVGLSLLELDDRVLEKGENLSGGEKQRLAIARIFLRQTPLYLLDEPTSSVDALTEQMILRHLFSRAEDSTLLLVSHRLAGLETMDQIVVMEQGQIIEVGTYADLMANQGAFYALKQVEQSVFAPDQLVR